The sequence CATCTCCCAACtcctcaccccaaaccccacacagctgccagcagggggcagtgaaGGACAGCCCCGGGTATGGGGCAGCTCAGCCAGCccctggcagggagatggagtCCTGCCttgggatagacagacagaggccAGGCGAAGGCTCCAGGGGGTGGGGAAACCCAAGGTGGAGCCTTGGCAGGTAGAGCAGAGGAAACAAAAGactgcagagggctgggggatgtagggtgggggatggggcacgAGAGATGTCCAGGGGTGGAGGAAACCGGGTGGGATGGGAGTGATGCGGTGGAAAGCAAGGGGCAGGGATCGGGATGCGGCAATGGGCCCTGGCACATGGGGGATCTGGTGCAAGCTGGACTGGAGGGATCGGagcatttgggtgggggggtgtctcatCATGCTGGAGAAGATCAGTGCAGGGCAGCTCACACAGCCCAGGAGAGCAATCTCCTGGCACAGCAGGATGTTGCAGAGATGGACCAAAGCACAAAGTCCGGGGGCTGGAAGCCCCACCTGGGGCCAGGGTAGGGGGCAGCCACGCCTACTCACGGCCTGCAGCTTAGAATCCATTGCTGGGTGGTGCGGGGCCTGAGTGTGGCGGGACCTGGGAGGTtctggagggaggggctgggggagcccaaGTGGCGGAGTCAGGAAACTAAATTCTGGGAGCCACCCCCAGGACAGAGCCAGGCCCTATACACCCCTTCTGCCCCCAGGAGGGATCTTCCTCTTTACTTCACCATCTAGATCTGcctctgctccccccaccagATAGGCTGGTAGGAGGGGGCAGCTCTTTGGCAGCCCATCCTCACCACCATTTGCCACCCCAACCTCCTTTAGAGACCCCACACTCCctgtctctcctttcttcccagcctctcccctccaTGCATCCCTTCTGCTCTACTCCCTCCTCTatcagcctcccccacccctaggaaaTGTCAGCCCTATGGAGAGGATACACagaagagacaaaaagaaaaggagtacttgtggcaccttagagactaaccaatttatttgagcataagcttttgtgagctacagctcacttcatcggatgcatccaataaGTGAGATACACCCAGATAATCTGGCGTATGACCTGCACCCACCCACAGTAGAGGAAGCTCAAAAaaccccaaggtctctgccaatctgacctgggggaagaCTCCTTCCCAACCCTACATATGGCAATCATTTTGACCCTGAGCAGGTGAGCAAGACACACCCAGCCAAACACCTGAGGGAGAGCATGCTCGTTGCCACCTGAAAGCCCTGGCCCACcggctcagtttcccatctccagctgtggccatcccttCAGAGGGAGAAGATACAAAAAAACCTCTCTCAGAATACACTGTGGGGGATCCCTTCCTCATCACTGccagtggccagctgaaaccctgaagtatGACCTCTAGGAACATAGGACGTAAATcagaagtgagccccagggctcttGTGGCAGTATGTTCCACAGGTTAACGGTGTGCAGCAAAAACATTTCCAGATCAATGGAAAATATAGAGAAAGCAGATACCTTTAAAAAAGTTATCAGAATGTGCCTCGAACATGTGCTACAAGTTCTGCGGAAAACAAACCCCGAAATTCTTCCCAAGCAACTGGATGAAAATACATGGGGGTGGGTGGAATCCAGAACTGTTAGGCCAGTGTATTGAGCCGCCAGATAAGGCATGGCTGTGAAGTGGAAATGGAACGCACCTCTGATCATTACAATAGTGTGTGGGCAGGACTTGGGATGGAAAAACCTACCCAAGCCAAGATCTCCACAGCTGAATGTCATAGTTTAGTTAATGTTCATCTGGTTGGAGAGAACAAGGCCAGCCACAAACAACTTTTAGAAGAAAATCTGTGGCTATGTAATGGTCCCTCCCTCTTGAGTCCCGAGGGAGGGTAGTACTGGAGTGCCAATGAGAAGCGCACTCAGGAAAGTAACTCAAATACTTTCCTGATGGACTGTTTTTTtctctaaatggacaacctatcctaaattctcaattactgagggacaaccttcactcattgatatattttgctttccgccaccaactctctgtataacttttttcATCAGTAATGTACCCAAATGCATGGATACTagatatctaaactgtattcttaaattcattcacctaaattttggttattgctgattatgcactatatgtatcttatgactttaaaaacaaactttgtatttgtggataatataagcactatacccagatgtacagacactcttttctcaacctatgtattatataatttttttaacattagctttaataaaaattttcatCTAGCTGGAGCCAGGCATGAGCTTGGAACAAGAATCAGCTCTTATTTCAGAACCCCCAAGAACTGAAGGATGATGGATCTAGGGATTTGGTTTGACCCATTATAGAGGAGGGCCAGACAAAAAATTCCAGTCAGCAtgcaagctcccctccccactctttgGCTGGGGGGTGGAAATTCCAATTTAGCTTTCTGGGAACAGCTGCTGCACAAATCATCTATTCAAATACTGGGCGATCTTTTTCAGTTTAACCTTAACTCGGAATGTCCTGGCTCTCCACATTGAGAACTGAACTGTTCTTCCAGGATGTTGACATGCTCCCAAGTGTAACATGCTCTGACCCTTAACTCCATCTTAAGGAAATTTTGGTCTAGgaatttgtttagtttttcaTAAACCGTTGGCTGACAGGAAGTGTGTCGTCACAGCTGGGTCACTGCTTCCCGCCCTCTGCAGAGCTTTGTCACTCCAAAtgttcttcctcccctcccccttataTTTCCTAATGAAATCCATGAGGAAGGGAGGGCCATAGTTCTGAGCCATGCTCATGGCTTCTACACTCACTCATCCCAAGTTCACCCTCCAGCACACCAACCCACTGATCTGACAGCTCTGCCGGCTGCCGTCAGCCACAGCTGCTCCTGCGGTGCTCACACACTCCAGAGAGTTTCCTTTTTGTCACCACCAGTGTAATAATTGGGCAGACAAACTGACCCCACTTGTGAGCGCCACCGTGAAAAGTGAGTTAAAGGTCATTAAATGTCACAGTGAGCCTAGAATAATAAATGTTGGTGGGAAAAGGTGCCAGAGGGAGACAGCCAGACCGAACTAGTTCAAAGGAAAAGGCAAAGGGATGTAATTCAAGGAGAGTGCGAAGATCACGCCTGGTAAACAAGAGGCGTGTGGAACTGGAAATCAATGCCCCAATATTGGCAGGTCAGACATCCAACCGAACTGGTGGGCAGAATAACGAGGGGATGGGCGATCCCACCAATCACACCCCGTTAGGGTCCTCCCAATGGGGCTAGGGAGGGGGGCATTGAGTAGAGGTGAGGCAAGCACACTCACTGATTGAACAAAGGGGAAGGTGCAGGGTTCATCCagatggctgccacccccaccatttCCTGGGACCCAGCCTGACACCCTTGTTCCATTCTCATCCTCATTCTGAGACGTTCTGACCAGAGCAGGACACAGAGAAGGGACCCAGCTGACACCATCACCTGCACGGGCTTTGGCTAAATCCCATCCCCCACCTGGGTGTGAGACTTTGtctttcctccttcctcccatgtgtccttttccttccctaccttatgTCTTCTCTTGCCAATCCCTCTCcgttttccttctgtctaatggAAGCCTGACTTCGTTTGCCAGGCCTGCCTGTTCACAACACTGCTGGGACCAGACAGAGGCTACTAAATGCAGTGCCCTGAACAGCCGGATAAGGTACAAGTTTGCCAAGTCTCAGAGTGGCTGCTGAGACCACGtgctgtgtttttccagcagtgaggttgcaagtgaaaaaaacaacagcagctgcattttctctctctgctattcttctctttccccttgcATGGCTCTTGTTTTGTCTTGAGGCAAACAGGATCCaactccagcccatctcagctaactCTCGCTTTTCCCCCACACAGGACAGCTATTCCCACTGTTCTAAGCAAATGTCAGACGAGGGCTGAGCAGAGGGTCGGGGTCCTAAAGACTCTCTCCTgctaaagggaacaagggatgttaagaTGAAAGCCTTACATTTTAACTGTTTGTCCTCCTTCTGCTGCATTGTCAATAAAGCGTTAAAAGAATGTTTAATTGTGCTGCCATGGTGCCAAGCCAACTGTGGTCTCTATATGCCAAACTACAAACCTTGTGTTAAGACACAAGTGGGGCCGTGTTCACACCTTTGGGACCCTATGTTCCATCTAAATTATTAGAGTGAAGGGGCTGAGTCCTATGGATCTACAAGAAGGAGAGAGAAGTCAGAGGGTAAAGGAGAGGGATTGGGACTGTGATGCCCCCCCAGggatacccagggttgtgagtggggtgaccatatgtcctatTTTGGCCAGGACAAGTCCCTTTTCTAAGCCCTACTCCAGCAATCCTGAGGTTTTTAGCAAAAGTGGgtatttgtcctgtttgctcttgccaactgatcaaatGCCCATTTTTGTCAAGAAAGTCAAGTGCAGATGAACGTGCTCGGGCGGAGGGGGGGCACAAGTGCCGATGCAGGGCTTGGACAAGCAGCGACCCCCAGCCCCACATTGGGAGGGGGGACAGGGCTCAGCTGAGCCCTGCATGGGGAGGGGGCCGAAGGCTAGCTCCATGTGGTGTCCCGTTTTTCCGttgagaaatatggtcaccctagttgcgaggcacctcaccaccacctgtCCTTAGCATGAGGAAATCTTGTCTGTGCATCAGCTCCTAGACACTATCAGCCTTTGTCAACACAAGTATGAACGGCCAGGCCGCTGCAGACCTCGCTCTCTGTGTGCACTCTACtgataggcacacaccaacccctGAATCTGCACAGtgctccctgcagtgcccaggcccttcactgcacacacacagaattaTGAGAGTTGCCATCCCCCAGGGGTCAGTACACACCAGCCTGAATTATTTCAACTCAGGATCTCCTCCGCTTAATACCACAGCACTGAAATATGTGGGGAGTGAAAATAAGACCAGATTTATTAAAGATCAGCGGTTCAAGTGGGTAGTGAGTAAGGGCAATGGAGACAGAATGGTTATATGTAAAACAGAAGTATAACATGCCTCCTAGAGTCTAAACTTAACAGGCTGAATCCTTGTCTCAAGCAGTTATTCTCACCTAAAGCAGACTCCCAGAATCTCCCACCAGCATCACGAGGATCCCTCTTTCACAAGGCAAAAGTGCTGTCCTTCGGCTCCCCTGGGAAAGGACAAAGAGCCTCCCACAATCCCCAGTGTAAAACTTCTGTTGGGGACCTCAGGATTTTCTAAGGTCTGTATGTTCCTGTGTATCAGTGGGGTTCTACCTCTGGTATTTGGCTCTGTGTCTCGTGGGATTTCACCACAGACCAGGGACCCCTGGGATTTCACAACACACCAGATTGCTCCTCTGGAGTTTAAGGTCTCCAGGAGGAAAGCTGTGGGGCTGGTACCAAGCAGGGCTTATGCACTAAGTCCCCTGCAGGACTCTGTTGGTCTCCTCTTCCACGTTCCCCactgttaggatacagatattcagctctgtctgtaaaggcctatactctgagaatttaggtgtattcttctCACtaagctagttatagaggtataaaagaaagaatcaaatcactgtctgccagtgtaagggccttctcttactgtgacagtctgaggccctgttcttaggctaaggcctttggctaagcaacagaggcagccataagctgggaagtgaccggtcacctcctcacattccaaactagtcacattgaaataaggtgctactgGGCTGTCAGGAATACAGTCCtctcctgatagtgcctatcacctccagagaaaggaaaatgCCTAGAAAacgtaaaaggaaacttagtttgatagcatcctgtctggcaagaactcacttatcaacagctgggatgtgaaatcctcacttctgtattgttttgtcattatagttcccactttgctattgtttgtctgtataatctctatctggttctgtgattgttcctgtctgctgtataataaattttgctgggtgtaaactcattaaggtggtgggatataattggttacataatcatgttacaatatgacaggtttcagagtaacagcggtgttagtctgtatttgcaaaaagaaaaggagtacttgtggcaccttagagactaaccaatttatttgagcataagctttcgtgactacagctcacttcatcggatacaatatgttaggatcggttagttaaatttcaggaaaatgattggttaaggtataactAAGCAGAACTcaggttttactatatagtctgcagtcaatcaggaagtgggagtggggggggaaatgggaacagggaatgggagtggggaacttggaatcatgtttggctaagggcaggaatgggaacagggacacaggtgtaaggctctgtggtgtcagagctgggaaggaggatactaaggaaggaaactggaatcatgcttgctggaagttcaccccaataaacatcgaattgtttgcacctttggactttgggtattgttgctctctgttcatgcgagaaggaccagggaagtgagtgggtgaaggaataagccccctaacacccaCATCCATGCTGCTCCCAAGATCAGCATTAATAGGAGCACTGGTGTTCCCAAGAGCCAGGTGCTACCAGATTAAAAATGGATTGTTGACCCTGGGATGGAGAGTTTGGGGACCAGAACCTTTCAGTTCTGGGAGGAACTGAACTGCTTcttttgaaaagaataaaaaataaaccaattacaagagggaaaaaaacatttatttgaaaatagtCCCCGCACATTTCTGCCAAGAAGAGCTCTACAAAAATAATTCTCTAAAGAGAAAATTCTGAATAATCACAAGACGAACAACATTGACCCTCCTCAAAAACTGCAGGATCTCAGAGGGCTTTGAAAGCCACGCAGTCTGCTTTTGGGATGGGGAAAACAGAGCATTGTGAgaaacctcccccccaccccaccccgtcacTATAGTGACCCCTCCAGAACAACTGGAGCATCAGGAGAGCGCTGCCCCTTCATCCACTCAGTAACTGAGCACTCCAGCCCTTGACAATTTAAACAGCAGGACAAAGGCAAGCAGAGCAGAGTAAGGGAACTTGCGGAGAAGTCATCCAGCTGGGGAGAATCCTGAGGGGTGGTTTAGTTGCCGTAGTTAAAGCCATAGTTGTTCTTGTTTTGGTTCCCCTGTTGAATTGTTTGCGAGACGGCCACAGCTCCTGTTGCCACGAGGACAATGATCAGAATCACTGTCAAGATGCTCAGTACCAGGACCGCGATGTTCAGGCACTTGGCAGTCTTGCCATAGCTTCCTGCTCCATTGGCGTCACCCAGAACTTTGCGATCTCTGGCCtgcggggaggaaggggaagtaaTAAGGGTAAAGAGTGAAATGCTTGAGGCACCAAGACCTGCTTCTCAGGGCGGCTGTGAACTTGCGGCTCTCAAGACTTTGGTGGAAGTTCTGGGTGCTCATCAACTCTCAATATCCGTCTCCAACTAGCCAGTGCTGCTGGCAagcagaggtgtggggggaaatgAACAGAGTGACTCCTGACACTCTGCACATCTGAGACCTCCCCACTCTGTGACTTTAGCTTCCCCTTGGGCCCTGAACTCTCCTCTCTTCATATTTCCTATGGAACTGCCTCTCGCTCTCTCTGCGACCTCGCCCATGTGCTCCACTGCCTTTACAGCCCCTCAGCTGAAATCCTCCTCCCCAGAGGTTCTCATCTCCCCTAACCTTGATTTCCAGCAACTCCTCTGTGGCCTCCCTTAGCCCCATCCCTCAAGATGCCAACACGTGTTTAACCACCCTACCTGCCTGCTCACATGCCCCAAGAAGCACACATGGATCTTCTGCACCCTCAGAACTGCCCCTCTCTTTCCAGATTAAGTTCCAAGTTGCCCTCCTTGTTTTTAAGTCTCTCCATAGATTTGCTGTAGCCAATTTCACCAGCTCTCTCACTCCCTCTCATCCTGCCCACTCCTTTCAGTCTTCTAGCAGCTTGTCTTTCGCCTtgcagagagacaaggcgggtaaggtaataccttttattgggccaaattctgatgccAAAAGAGACAAAGTCGTACATtccaccaacttctgttgggccattaaaaaaaatatgacctcacccaccttgtctcttatatcctgggaccaacagagcTACACCACATTTACACACAGTCTGGACATTTTCAGTAGGGAGAAACCTTATGGCTGAATTACCCATTTATTCACTACTGTATATTATGTCTTTATCTCATTGTTTAATTTATTCCATGGAGCGCCTGGACATGCACAGTTGTCAAGGCGTGCAGAATTCAGACAGAGAAGTCCAGTGACATGTTAATTGCACTGCCCAAGAGAACCAGCAGAGCTCCAGCACTGCCAGGCAAAAACAGGCAACCAGTAAATTCAATCACAGAAGGGGCCTTTATGAAGTCCAGCTTCCTGCAgcacagagaatttcacccaacaaTCCCTGCATTTAACCAACAATTTGTGGTTGAAATAGACCCTACTTCCCAGTTCTCTCAGGAGAGAActttcctttattctttctttctttccattatTAGGGATTTATCTATTTGGGATAGGATTCCAGAATCAGGTAGCGTGTGACTTTAAAGCAATATAGTTCTAGTGGAATAGCTCCGTGTGCATGCTCTTATTTCAGAATATTTGCCATCGTGGATTCATGGTGTAAGAAACGTGTAAGGGACAGTGTCGCGTTTGTAAAAGTAAATATTCCTAGGAGTGCATACTTAGTAGAAGGTAAGGGGTATATTATGTGTGGGTAGCGAGCAGGTAGAGGCGGAGATTAAAGAGGAATCTTTATAGTTTAAAGCACCAAAAATGTAACTCAATCGGTCAGTTCTAATGGGACATCAATGTCACCACTTTATATACATTGCTTATAGAGAGCATCACTGTGTCGCTAGGCCAACACCTTCTGCATGCACAGGCCCTACCAGTTAAGAGGAGTACTCCactgcttccctcctcctctctggacttaaaataaaataaatgtaatttacatCTGGACTATACAAGACTTTAAAACATTCAAGACCGGTGAAAGACATGATGACTAATTgtcttggggcggggggagggagaattcCTGCAGTCTTCTGGGGTTGACCTGGACCTGGCTACTGTTGTCAAAATTAAAGCCCACTGTGcttctgaatgagagcatccatACATGGGTTTATGGCAGTGTAACTTGTGTGAGTTAACATCACACCTTTAGCATCacaccgtgtagacaagcccttattagTAAAGGGAAGCAACTAAGGGAAATTAGGGGGGGAGGCCTCTTAATGCCTTTAGTTTAAAATGCTTTAACTGGTTTTCCCATGACACCCACACATATAGGGGGTTGCAGACATTTAGATACAAATACCGCCCCAAAGTGCAGCAGAACGAAATATGCAACGTGCCTAAAAGGTGGATTGAAATTAAAATATGCAATTAGAAGTATAAACAATTCAgttgaaaagtcaacatttaagTATGCAACAAACAAAGTACCAGATGTGTAAAGGGTGCGctttagtgtttgcaggatggggggtTACTTACAGAAATAAggattttttaataaatttgCAATTACAAAGGGTGGGAGGTCAGGGAAATCCCATGTTACTGGAAGTCCAAAATGGTACTGAACTCTATAGCAAAGTACAACCATTTTAAGTATATGGATTCCTTGGGAAAGGTAACAGCAAAAATATGAAGCCAGGGCAACCTAAAGGCTCTGAAACAGAaagcagggctgtccttaggcataGGCAGCTGCAGAGGGcatgaaaatttggggcacccctgggtcttagagTCCACTCTCCCAcccttcctatccctgttctgacccttcctgcggctcccacagctagctgctgcagcctggtgagtcttcctctggaggggatctagtaacttaaaagtgaaaaagccttccagcctgccagacctattagcacaacattgaaactgttaaagagtcattcaagtggtaatgaagccaatttacaggcatttgccaaccccaaGGTACATACTGTCAGTTTCCAACTTTACTGACAAAACCAGTTATGCATTACGGTAATATTTACTCAGACTGCGTTAGGGCTAGTCTACGCTGGCAATGTTAAAGCGTTGTGACTCCGTCACCGTGAGGCGGGCCGGGCGGCTCAGTATCTTTTGCTGCCTCATCCCTACCCCTCCCCACCGGGCTGTGAGCCTGGGCTGCTGGTCCGGCATAgtggcaccagtttaataatacagcgtagggccccataaatcctaaggacggtcCTAACTGAAAAGCACAttaaaagaccccaaaattgttcttttttaatttaatcaaGTTTAGGTGcataactcatgatttttgcatTCTTGGCTGTCAACTTATCGTGGGGTTCTAGGTTTAAACAAGTTACAGTAGAAGTTTGCCTTTGAGAAGGATTTCCTGCAAGGTAGCACAGTGCCCTTAGagcctgaattttaaaaatattgcagcGACTCGTGGGATTTTCAGACGCATGTGGGTGCTTTCAATCTTAAGGAAAATCTGGCCAGTAGTGGGGACCCTTTTCCAAGAACTAGGGTGCTTGATAGAGGTAAAACAACAGTTGACAAAGGCAATCCCCATTGGAGGATCAAAGGCCACTGAAGAAGTTTTTACACCAACCCCAGAAACCAGTCAGCCTTGAAGGCATATGATCCCAGAATAAACTTGtgttataaaaacaaaatggcaTTAAAAACTGTAAATTAACTGTAAAATTGCAATATACACAGGAAATGTTAcactagaccagaggtgggcaaactatggcccgcgggtcggaccgtcctgccctgcccttgagctcccagccggggaggctagcccccggcccctcccctgcggtcccccctcccctgcagtcatGTGCAGCTGGCTCCATCTGGGCAGCAGGACTGTGAGCTCCTGCCAATCTGATTGGCATGTGGGGGGTGCGGGCGAAGCGGTGGTGCGTGCGGGACGGCAAGAGGGGTTGGGGTTTGGATAGGGGTCACGGCAGTCCGGGAACAGGAGGAATGGATAGGGGGTGGGTTCCCGGGGGGCccgtcaggggtgtggataggggtcgtgggggcattggataggtgtgggagacccggggggcctgtcaggggtgtggataggggtcagggcagtcaggggacaggagcaggggggcttggatgggggtggggtctcaggggggcagttaggggcagggcaTGCCGGGAGGGGGCAAACAGGGACAGGAAATGgtagggggcggatagggggtgtggcccaggctctttggggaggcacagccttccctacccagccctccatacagtttcgcaccctgatgtggccctcgggccaaaacttTTGCCCACCCGGGGCTAGACGCTCTGTACAATGTGATTGCTGAAGCTCCGAGCGACTGTTCCTATTTTCAAAGCTTATTTgctattaaaaatacaaattaaacagCGCAATGACATCCCTCCACGCAACGTTACCAGAGGGAAAATGGCAGGCGGTGCTGACCGTAATAACaagggcattttaaaaaaacaaataaatgtacAGGAGTGAAACTGTATTCCCAGTGGATTACAAGAAAAGGAGTCCAGGTCAGGGACTCACACCCTCGGGGCGGACAATTTTGCAAACCGCTAGGAGGCTTTCTGCGGCCACACAgctgagaagaaaaggaggacttgtggcacctgagagactaaccaatttatttgagcatgagctttcgtgagctacagctcacttcatgggatgcatgccgtggaaactgcagcagactttatatacacacagagatcatgaaacaatacctcctcccaccccagctgaGGAGGGATCACTTGCAACGCTGCTAACAGGCCCGGCAAAAATGGTAAGGTTTCGGGTGGGGTCGCCTGTAAAATCCGTCTGTGATGCAGGTCTCCGTTGGCCGCTCCATCCATGGTTTCCGAGCGGGAGGAGCAGCCTTTAAGATCGCAGCCCCGGGAAGCCggtgcccagccctgcctggctgcCCCGCACCTGGGGACTCGCCTCCCCCGCCCCGGGCCGGGCACCTGTCACTCGCGGGCAGCGCCCCTGGCCCCGGAGCCGCCCGGGCTCACCTTGAAGGAGAAGACCAGAGCCATGAAGCCGAGGCAGCAGACGTTGCAGAAGACGGTGTTGAAGAGCGACCAGAGCACGAAGTCGCGGGGCGGCTCCTGCCCGGGGCCGCTCTGCCCGGGGCCGCTCTGCCCGAGGCCGGTGTAGGGGTAGGAGTACGGGGGAGCCGAGGCGCCCTGCCCCATCTTGCCGCCGTCGCGGGGCTGCAGGTCGAGGCTCACACCGGGATCCATGGCGAGGGCTCTGGCCGCTCCGGAGCGGGGGCTCCAGATATGCCGCGCGGGGTGGGGCCGGCGGGGGCGGAGCTGGGCCGGCGCGGCGGCCGGGGGCAGAAAAGGGGGGAAACGAAACTCACTCCGGAGCCCGGGGCAGGTTGCGGAAGGGCGCCCCACGGCGGGCGCTGCAGGGGCAAGGGTGTTGTAGGGCAGGGTGGAGAACAAGCCGCGATTCCTTTAAAAGCATCCAAACAGctgggggttgttgtttttttaattattattattatttaaatcggattttggTTTTTTGATAAAATcctttttgagggaaaaacccTATCTCGAGACAGTTTTAAGTAAGGTACATTCCAGCTCAAAGAGATCTCATCACGGAATCGGGATTCTAAATTCTGAGGCTCTCAGAGGAGACAATATATTCgggtaatgtttaagaaaagtttttataaatgagttccaata comes from Lepidochelys kempii isolate rLepKem1 chromosome 6, rLepKem1.hap2, whole genome shotgun sequence and encodes:
- the LOC140912514 gene encoding dispanin subfamily A member 2b-like; the protein is MDPGVSLDLQPRDGGKMGQGASAPPYSYPYTGLGQSGPGQSGPGQEPPRDFVLWSLFNTVFCNVCCLGFMALVFSFKARDRKVLGDANGAGSYGKTAKCLNIAVLVLSILTVILIIVLVATGAVAVSQTIQQGNQNKNNYGFNYGN